A genomic window from Salvia miltiorrhiza cultivar Shanhuang (shh) chromosome 5, IMPLAD_Smil_shh, whole genome shotgun sequence includes:
- the LOC131025682 gene encoding protein FAR1-RELATED SEQUENCE 5-like → MDDFSALSYFSSLANSAAMEYFAALADFASLNIDFSDLSISDGRKTDSSGEGNNAISLLWQKTDSSGEGSGAISLLWQQRQNDVNNHVAFRPPHSYLPICEDSKKPYVGKVFKTLDEAREGVKPDSKKDISESSVQKKIRRRKPSTRNGCKARITATLNDDGNYVFTSFSELHNHSLVTEDVRHLMKFNRKMDESHQMIMLKCAKSNIGPVRAFRIFKELVGSFEEVGCTSKDFKNLSYSMNSYADGVDAQLLLDRFLSKRKTDECFKCEYLVDETHKVKSLFWSDAVAVQNYSLFGDAVSFDATYTTNRYDMIFAPFTGKDNHGGCVTFGAGLLTREDVNSYSWILKQFIECMGTAPAMIITDQDPTLKIAVENVMPNTRHRFCMWHIMMKLAQKLSNSLREDAELKSEIHSVVWSELDEPVDFERKWTEVLDQYELTDNTWLADMFSLRSYWIPAYFRDLSMSGLFRTTSLSESENSFFRR, encoded by the exons atggatgatttctctgctctgtcttatTTCTCCTCTTTGGCGAACTCCGCTGCTATGGAGTATTTTGCTGCTCTGGCCGACTTCGCTTCTCTGAacattgatttctctgacttgaGCATTTCTGAcgggcga aagaccgattcctctggcgaaggcaACAacgcgatctctctgctctggcagaagaccgattcctctggtgaaggcAGCGgcgcgatctctctgctctggcagcagcgcCAGA ATGATGTAAATAATCATGTTGCTTTCCGACCTCCTCATTCGTACCTACCAATTTGTGAGGATAGTAAGAAACCATACGTGGGTAAAGTGTTCAAGACATTAGATGAAGC AAGAGAAGGTGTGAAGCCGGACTCGAAGAAAGATATATCAGAATCAAGTGTTCAAAAGAAAATACGACGCCGGAAACCCTCTACCAGAAATGGCTGTAAGGCTCGTATCACTGCAACACTTAATGATGATGGCAATTATGTTTTCACCAGCTTCTCTGAATTACACAATCATTCCCTCGTAACTGAAGATGTTCGTCACCTTATGAAATTCAATCGCAAAATGGATGAGTCACATCAGATGATTATGCTGAAGTGTGCCAAGTCCAATATTGGACCAGTGAGGGCATTTCGTATTTTTAAAGAACTGGTTGGAAGTTTTGAGGAAGTGGGGTGCACCAGCAAGGACTTTAAAAACCTATCGTACAGCATGAATTCATACGCGGATGGTGTTGATGCACAACTACTACTTGACAGGTTTCTAAGTAAACGTAAAACTGATGAATGTTTCAAGTGTGAATATTTAGTTGATGAAACTCACAAGGTGAAGAGTTTGTTCTGGAGTGATGCTGTTGCTgttcaaaattactcattgTTTGGTGATGCGGTGTCCTTTGATGCCACGTATACAACGAACAG GTACGACATGATTTTTGCTCCATTTACCGGCAAGGATAATCATGGTGGGTGTGTTACATTTGGAGCAGGGTTACTAACCAGAGAGGACGTGAATTCATACTCATGGattttaaaacagtttattgAATGCATGGGAACCGCTCCTGCAATGATTATAACAGATCAAGACCCAACGTTGAAAATTGCTGTTGAAAATGTAATGCCCAACACTAGACACAGGTTCTGTATGTGGCATATCATGATGAAGCTTGCTCAAAAATTGTCGAATTCTTTACGAGAAGATGCCGAACTGAAAAGCGAGATACATTCTGTCGTATGGTCGGAATTGGATGAGCCAGTTGATTTTGAAAGGAAATGGACAGAAGTATTAGATCAGTATGAGTTGACTGACAACACATGGCTTGCCGATATGTTTTCACTCCGTTCGTATTGGATACCTGCCTACTTTCGAGATTTGAGCATGAGCGGCTTGTTTAGAACAACATCATTATCCGAAAGCGAGAATAGTTTTTTTCGGAGATAA
- the LOC131025683 gene encoding protein FAR1-RELATED SEQUENCE 1-like, translating into MEAQRHNYKQACIVDQTTVPQLKTHTLLEHHASLIYTRNVFMDILTEIIEAVDRCRIKSMETDDDEQWYSVDDRSNGVFKVVHIASEETITCSCKKFVRVGLICRHMFVVMRNVGMKLIPSKYIVHRWLKAASAEVISTSNMKSRNKSLMAEALRCIGIAEGNDELADSLLTELKRCTMLVSGERKAKNV; encoded by the coding sequence ATGGAGGCACAACGGCATAATTACAAACAGGCGTGCATTGTAGATCAGACAACGGTGCCCCAATTGAAGACTCACACCCTACTGGAACACCATGCCTCACTTATATACACCAGGAATGTGTTTATGGATATTCTAACGGAGATCATTGAGGCTGTTGATAGATGCCGCATAAAGTCAATGGAGACAGACGACGACGAGCAATGGTACTCCGTAGATGACAGATCTAATGGTGTGTTTAAGGTTGTGCATATAGCGTCTGAAGAAACCATTACATGCTCCTGCAAAAAGTTTGTGAGGGTTGGTCTTATATGTCGACATATGTTTGTTGTTATGCGAAACGTGGGAATGAAGTTAATTCCTTCCAAATATATAGTACATCGATGGCTAAAGGCTGCTAGTGCAGAAGTTATATCAACTAGCAACATGAAGTCACGCAACAAGTCATTGATGGCAGAGGCTCTTCGTTGTATTGGCATTGCAGAAGGGAATGACGAGCTAGCTGATTCACTCTTAACAGAACTGAAACGTTGCACAATGCTTGTCTCCGGCGAGCGGAAAGCAAAAAatgtttga